In one window of Microtus pennsylvanicus isolate mMicPen1 chromosome 2, mMicPen1.hap1, whole genome shotgun sequence DNA:
- the Hspa12b gene encoding heat shock 70 kDa protein 12B has translation MLTVPEMGLQGLYISSSPERSPVPSPPGSPRTQESCGIAPLTPSQSPKPEARAPQQASFSVVVAIDFGTTSSGYAFSFSSDPEAIHMMRKWEGGDPGVAHQKTPTCLLLTPEGVFHSFGYTARDYYHDLDPEEARDWLYFEKFKMKIHSATDLTLKTELEAVNGKKMLALEVFAHALRFFKEHALQELREQSPCMLERDTVRWVLTVPAIWKQPAKQFMREAAYLAGLVSREDAEKLLIALEPEAASVYCRKLRLHQLLDLSSRTVGGGRLGERRSIDSSFRHAREQLRRSRHSRTFLVESGVGELWAEMQEGDRYMVADCGGGTVDLTVHQLEQPHGTLKELYKASGGPYGAVGVDLAFEQLLCRIFGEDFIAKFKRQRPAAWVDLTIAFEARKRTAGPHRAGALNISLPFSFIDFYRKQRGHNVETALRRSSVNFVKWSSQGMLRMSCEAMNELFQPTVSGIIQHIETLLARPEVQGVKLLFLVGGFAESAVLQHAVQTALGTRGLRVVVPHDVGLTILKGAVLFGQAPGVVRVRRSPLTYGVGVLNRFVPGHHPPEKLLVRDGRRWCTDVFERFVAAEQSVALGEEVRRSYCPARPGQRRVLINLYCCAAEDARFITDPGVRKCGALSLELEPEGCPENTGTPPNRREIRAAMQFGDTEIKVTAVDVSTNRSVRAAIDFLSN, from the exons ATGCTGACTGTCCCGGAAATGGGCCTACAAGGGCTGTATATCA GCTCTAGTCCAGAGAGATCCCCAGTACCCAGCCCACCCGGCTCCCCGAGGACCCAGGAGAGCTGTGGCATTGCCCCCCTCACCCCTTCACAGTCTCCA aagccagaggcccgTGCTCCACAGCAGGCCTCCTTCTCTGTGGTCGTAGCCATCGACTTCGGGACTACATCCAGTGGCTATGCCTTCAGCTTTTCCAGTGACCCTGAAGCCATCCACATGATGAG gaaatgggaggggggagaCCCAGGCGTGGCCCACCAGAAGACCCCGACTTGTCTGCTGCTGACCCCAGAGGGTGTCTTTCACAGTTTCGGCTACACTGCCCGTGACTACTACCACGACCTAGACCCCGAGGAGGCTCGGGACTGGCTCTACTTTGAGAAGTTTAAGATGAAGATCCACAGTGCCACT GATCTCACCTTGAAGACGGAGCTAGAGGCCGTAAATGGGAAGAAGATGCTGGCTCTGGAGGTGTTCGCCCACGCCCTCCGCTTCTTCAAGGAGCACGCCCTTCAG GAGCTGAGGGAGCAGAGCCCCTGCATGCTCGAGAGGGACACTGTGCGCTGGGTGCTGACAGTGCCTGCCATCTGGAAACAGCCAGCTAAGCAGTTCATGAGGGAGGCTGCCTACCTG gctggcctggtttCTCGAGAGGATGCAGAAAAACTCCTCATTGCTCTGGAGCCTGAGGCTGCCTCTGTCTACTGCCGAAAACTTcgcctgcaccagctcctggacCTGAGTAGCCGGACTGTAGGCGGAGGGCGCCTGGGTGAGCGCAGGTCCATTGACTCCAGCTTTCGACACG CCCGGGAGCAGCTGCGGAGGTCTCGCCACAGCCGAACGTTCCTGGTGGAGTCTGGTGTAGGAGAATTGTGGGCAGAGATGCAAGAAG GAGACCGCTACATGGTGGCAGACTGTGGAGGTGGTACTGTGGACCTGACCGTACACCAGCTGGAGCAGCCTCACGGCACCCTCAAGGAGCTCTACAAGGCTTCTG GCGGCCCTTATGGCGCAGTAGGGGTGGACCTGGCCTTTGAGCAGCTGCTCTGCCGCATATTCGGGGAGGACTTCATCGCCAAATTCAAAAGGCAACGGCCAGCAGCCTGGGTGGATCTAACCATTGCCTTCGAGGCCCGCAAGCGCACTGCAGGCCCACACCGTGCGGGAGCACTCAACATTTCGCTTCCCTTCTCTTTCATTGACTTCTACCGCAAGCAACGAGGCCACAACGTGGAGACGGCCCTGCGCAGGAGCAG TGTGAACTTTGTGAAGTGGTCCTCACAGGGGATGCTCCGGATGTCCTGTGAGGCTATGAACGAGCTGTTCCAGCCCACAGTCAGTGGGATCATCCAACACATAG AGACATTGCTGGCAAGGCCCGAGGTACAGGGCGTGAAGTTGCTATTCCTGGTGGGCGGCTTTGCAGAGTCGGCTGTGCTGCAGCATGCAGTACAGACAGCACTGGGCACCCGTGGCCTACGCGTTGTGGTCCCGCACGACGTGGGTCTCACCATCCTCAAGGGAGCAGTGCTCTTTGGCCAGGCACCCGGTGTGGTGCGGGTGCGCCGCTCCCCTCTCACTTACGGCGTGGGCGTGCTCAACCGTTTTGTGCCTGGTCACCACCCACCTGAGAAACTGTTGGTTCGGGATGGGCGCCGCTGGTGCACTGATGTCTTTGAGCGCTTCGTTGCAGCAGAGCAGTCGGTGGCCCTGGGAGAGGAGGTGCGGCGCAGCTACTGCCCTGCGCGCCCCGGCCAGCGGCGCGTGCTCATCAATCTGTACTGCTGCGCTGCGGAGGACGCACGCTTCATCACTGACCCTGGCGTGCGCAAGTGTGGTGCACTCAGCCTGGAGCTTGAGCCTGAAGGCTGCCCGGAAAACACAGGCACGCCCCCCAACCGCCGTGAGATCCGTGCTGCCATGCAGTTTGGCGACACGGAGATTAAGGTCACTGCTGTGGATGTCAGCACTAATCGTTCTGTGCGGGCGGCCATTGACTTTCTTTCCAATTAA
- the Adissp gene encoding adipose-secreted signaling protein isoform X1, with the protein MAAANRGKPRVRSIRFAAGHDAEGSQSHVHFDEKLHDSVVMVTQESDNSFLVKVGFLKIQHRYEITFTLPPVRRLSRDIREAPVHSLHLRLLSVTPVPEAGYSIKCEYSAHKEGVLKEEMLLACEDDTGTCVRVMVQARVMDRHHGTPMLLDGVKCVGAELEYDSEQSDWHGFD; encoded by the exons ATGGCTGCAGCCAACAGAG gCAAGCCCAGAGTCCGAAGTATCCGCTTTGCAGCAGGCCATGATGCAGAAGGTTCCCAGAGCCATGTCCACTTTGATGAAAAGCTGCATGACTCAGTGGTCATGGTTACTCAGGAAAGTGATAACAGCTTTCTAGTCAAG GTTGGCTTCTTGAAGATCCAGCACAGGTATGAGATTACCTTCACTCTGCCTCCAGTGCGCAGGCTGAGCAGAGACATCCGTGAGGCCCCTGTCCACAGCTTGCACCTCAGGCTCCTCAGTGTCACTCCCGTCCCTGAAG CAGGTTACAGCATCAAGTGTGAGTACTCAGCACACAAAGAGGGCGTCCTCAAAGAGGAGATGTTACTTGCCTGCGAAGATGACACAGGCACCTGCGTGCGTGTGATGGTGCAGGCACGGGTCATGG ACCGGCACCATGGCACACCCATGCTACTGGATGGTGTCAAGTGTGTGGGCGCCGAGCTGGAGTACGACTCGGAACAGAGCGACTGGCACGGCTTCGACTGA
- the Adissp gene encoding adipose-secreted signaling protein isoform X2 has product MAAANRGKPRVRSIRFAAGHDAEGSQSHVHFDEKLHDSVVMVTQESDNSFLVKVGFLKIQHRYEITFTLPPVRRLSRDIREAPVHSLHLRLLSVTPVPEGYSIKCEYSAHKEGVLKEEMLLACEDDTGTCVRVMVQARVMDRHHGTPMLLDGVKCVGAELEYDSEQSDWHGFD; this is encoded by the exons ATGGCTGCAGCCAACAGAG gCAAGCCCAGAGTCCGAAGTATCCGCTTTGCAGCAGGCCATGATGCAGAAGGTTCCCAGAGCCATGTCCACTTTGATGAAAAGCTGCATGACTCAGTGGTCATGGTTACTCAGGAAAGTGATAACAGCTTTCTAGTCAAG GTTGGCTTCTTGAAGATCCAGCACAGGTATGAGATTACCTTCACTCTGCCTCCAGTGCGCAGGCTGAGCAGAGACATCCGTGAGGCCCCTGTCCACAGCTTGCACCTCAGGCTCCTCAGTGTCACTCCCGTCCCTGAAG GTTACAGCATCAAGTGTGAGTACTCAGCACACAAAGAGGGCGTCCTCAAAGAGGAGATGTTACTTGCCTGCGAAGATGACACAGGCACCTGCGTGCGTGTGATGGTGCAGGCACGGGTCATGG ACCGGCACCATGGCACACCCATGCTACTGGATGGTGTCAAGTGTGTGGGCGCCGAGCTGGAGTACGACTCGGAACAGAGCGACTGGCACGGCTTCGACTGA